CCTCGACTGGTACATCGCCAACCCCGAACAGCCGAAGGCCGACGAGGCCGAGCTGCTGGCGACCCCGGAGGGCAGGGACTTCATGCGCCGCAGCGGCGAGGCCTGGACGGAGGCCGACATCGCCGCCGGCGTCCCCGAGGACACGGCCCGGGCCCAGGGCGCGGCCACCCTCGCCGCCTACCTGGGCGAGGAGCCCTCGGAGAGTTAGTGCACGCCTTCGACGTCCTGGGCGACCCCGTGCGGCGACGAGTCCTGGAGCTGCTTGTGGACGACGAGCGCAGCTCCGGCGACATCACCGACGCCATCCGCCGCGAGTTCGGGATCTCGCAGCCCGGCGTCTCGCAGCATCTGCGGGTGCTGCGGGAGGCCGGGTTCGTCACCGTGCGCGCCGACGGCCCCCGCCGGCTCTACTCGCTGCTGGCCGCTCCCCTGCAGGACGTCGACGCCTGGCTGGCACCCTTCCGCCGCTTCTGGGAGCAGCGCCTCGATGCCCTCGGCACCGAGATCGCCCGAGGCGCTAAGCGCCGCCGCGACGGTCCCGCTCGTCCGTGAGGCGGCGGGTCTCCGGGGAGACCGGGGCGGCCAGGATCGCCGCCACCACGTCGATCAGCCAGCTGGTGAACAGCCGGTCGTCGGGGTGGGGGCCCGAGCGGGCCCGACGTCCCAGCTCCACCGCGGCGTGGAGCAGCGAGGTGAAGCGCCGGTGCAGGCGGACCGCGGTCTCGTCGACCAGCGGCTTGGCGAGCCGCCGCCAGCGCTGGAAGCTGTCGGACCCCGGCTCGAACGCGGACGGCGTCATGTGGGGGTTCGGCCGGTTGAGCAGGTCGGCGTAGATCTGGAGGAAGGCGGGGCCGCCGTCGGCGTCGGCCAGCTTGGCGGCCAGCGGGCGCACCAGGGCCGCGGCCAGCGTGCGGATCTGCGCCTCCCGGGCGTCGCTGTCCGGCTCGGCGTCGCGCTCGGCCTCGTACTGGTCGAGCATGGCGTGCCGGCGGGACTCGACGTCGGGCATGTGCTTGTCGAGGATCGCCCGCACCACACCGGCCCGGTCGGAGAAGTGGTACTGCACGGCGATGGCGTTGCGAGCGCCCGACGCCCGGTTGATCTCCCGGAGGCTGACCGCGTCGATGCCCTGCTCGGCGAAGAGCCGTTCGGCCGCCTCGATCAGGCGCTCCTTGGTGGACGACGTTGCCATGGTCTCCTCACAGGGGGGAGCCGCATAATACGCTCGCATCAAGAGTGCAGCGCAGAGGGGGACAGCGATGCCGTACAACGCCGAGGCCGGCCGGGTGGTCCACGACGCCGACGCCCACATCATGGAGACACCCACCTGGCTCCGTGACCACGCCGACCCGGGGCTGCGCGACCGCATCGCGCCGCTGCGCTACACGAGCGGCAACGAGCTGCGACAGACCGGCGATCCCGCCGAGCAGCTGCGCGACCTCGACGCCGCGTTCGACCGCCTGGCCCGCAAGCACGCCTCTCCGGAGTACACGGCCGACGAGGCCACGCAGATCATGCAACGGAAGAACTTCGCCGCCACCGGGGCGTTCGTGGCCGACGACCGGCCCCGGGCCCTCGACCTGCTCGGCTTCTCCAGCCAGCTGGTGTTCAACACCTTCCACAACCGGCGCCTGCACGACTGGGAGCACGCCGGCGACGTCGACCTGGCCTACGGCACGGCCCGGGCGCACAACCGGGGGATGGTCGAGTTCTGCTCGGTCGACGAGCGGCTGCTGCCGTCGTGCTACGTGCCGCTGGTCGACTTCGACCGGGCGGCGGCGATGGCCGACGAGGCGATCGCGCAGGGGGCGGCGGCGCTGCTGGTCGCCTCCGGCTGCCCGCCCGGGCACTCCCCCAGCCACATCGCCCTCGACCCCGTGTGGGCCCGGGCGGCGGAGGCGGGGATCCCGGTGGTGTTCCACGTCGGCGGCACCGGCGACCTGATCGACGGCAACTACTTCCGCAACGGCCTGCCGATCCCGGCCGACTTCCACGGCGGCGAGGAGAACTTCCGCTCGGTCGACTACATGGGCATCCCCGGCCCGCCGGCGCAGACGCTGGCCACGATGATCTTCGACGGCGTGCTGGAGCGGTTCCCCTCGCTCCGCATCGGGGTGATCGAGCAGGGCGCCATCTGGGTGCCGTCGTGGCTGCGGCAGATGGAGTCGGCGTTCGAGGCCTTCGCCCGCCACGAGGAGCGGCTGCAGGCGCTGTCGCTGCGCCCGTCCGAGTACGTGCGCCGGCAGGTCCGGTTCACCCCCTACCCCACCGAGGACGTGGGCTGGATCATCGCCCAGGCCGGCCCCGAGGTGTGCCTGTTCTCGTCGGACTACCCCCACGTCGAGGGCGGCCGCCGTCCCATCGAGCGCTTCGAGGCCTCCCTCGGCGACGCCCCGGACGACGTCCGCCGCCGCTTCTACAGCGACAACTTCCTCGACCTCATGGGCTCCGCTCTGGCGGCGTAGGGAGCGGGTGGGCGGCGAAGAAGTCCCACATGACCTGGTTGGCGGAGATCGAGAAGGTGGTGAGGCCGACGACGTCGGTGGCGCCCCTCAGCATCTCGGCGCCGGGCCAGGTGTGGCCGCCGCCCTCGACGCGGTAGAGCTGCACCTCAGCGCCCTCGGGGCAGTCGGACGCCAGGAGCGTGACGTCCTCGGCGATCGACTCCCGGGTCGGCTCCTCCCCCGCCTCGCAGCCGTTGCGGTCGGCCCACGCCGCGAGGACGTCCGGCACGGACACCGCGTCGGTCTCCGGTGGCGGGGTCTCCCCCAGGGTGCCCTCGCCGTCGGGTGTCGGGAGGTTGGCGACGCCGGGGCCGAAGCCGCCGTCGTAGTCGAGGAACGGATCCTCGGTGCCGTGGAAGGCGACCACCGGCACCGGGCGGGCCGGGTCGCAGTCGGCGACGGCGGTGACCCCGGCGACCGGTGCCGCGGCGGCGAAGCGGTCGGCCAGGTCGCAGGCCAGCACCGACGTCATCATCGCCCCGTTCGACAGCCCGGTGACGAACACCCGCGCCGTGTCGACGCACAGGTCGGACTCCACCTGGTCGAGCATGTCGCCGACGAAGGCGACATCGTCCGAGCCCGGCGCCGCCTGCCACATGGGCACGACCCCGGCGCCCTGGGGTGTGAGGGTCATGAAACCCTGCTCGTCGCCGAACGGCCCCAGCTGCGAGTGGACGGCGTGGACGTCGGCGCCCTCGGTGTAGCCGTGGAGGTCGACCACCACCGGCACCGGGGTGGACCCGTCGTGGGCCGGCGGCACGTGCCGGAGGTACCAGCGTTCGACGCCACCGGACTGGAGCGTGACCTTCCCCTCACCCGTGACGGCGTCGGCATCCCCGCAGCCGGCCGACGGCGCGGGCGCCACCTCCGCCGGCGTCGCACGGTCCGCGTCGTCGCTGTCCGCCGTGTCGCCGTCGTCGGACGAGCACGCCGCCACCGCCACCGTCAGCGCGGCACACACCATCCACGAACCCCATCGTTCCCCCATGCCGCAATTCTGCGTCGTCCCGCAAAAGAACGCCCAACCCTCTTGCACCGAAACCTCACGTGGCTAGCGTCACGGCGATCACAGCACTATCTGACGTGGAGCTACTCGAGCAGGTTCGCAGGGGCGACGAGGCGGCGTTCACTGAGCTTTTCGTGCGTCACCGGGCGGTCGCCCGGCGGGTGGCGCTGACGTACCGGTGTCCAGGCGACCCCGACGATCTGGTCAACGAGGCGTTCGAGAAGGTCTTCGCCGCGGTGCGCCGCGGTAGCGGCCCCACCGACGCGTTCCGCGCCTACCTCCTGGTGACGATGCGGCGGCTGGCGGCCGACCACTCCGAGCGCCCCAAGGACGAGAGCCTGGAGGACGTCCCCGAAGCCGTCGCCGCGGCCGCCAGCGAGCCACCGCTCGACACCGAGGACCGGGAGCTGATCACCAAGGCCTTCGAGTCGCTCCCCGACCGCTGGCAGGCGGTGCTGTGGTACACGGCCGTCGAGGGCCGGCACCCCCGCGAGCTGGCGCCGCTGCTGGGCGTCTCGGCCAACGCCGTCTCCGCGCTGGCCTACCGGGCCCGGGAGCAGCTGCGCCAGGCGTTCCTCCAGGCGCACCTGCAGACGTGGGCCCGGCCACAGTGCGAGCCCCACCGGTCGCTCCTCGGCGCCTACGTGCGCGAGGGACAGAGCCGCCGCGAGCGGGCCGCCACCCAGCGCCACCTCGACCACTGCCCCTCCTGCCAGAACCTGGTGGTGGAGCTCAACGAGGTCAACTCGCTGCTGGTGCGGTCGGTGGTGCCGCTGTTCCCCGCCTCGCTCATCGCCGCCAAGGTCGGTGCCGCCACGGCGGGCGCCGCCGGGGCTGCCGGGGCCGCAAGTGCCGGAGGCGGGGGTGCGCTCACCGCGGCCGCCGAGACCGGTGCCCACCTCGCCCGCCGCACCCTCGGCACGCTGGCCTGGTTCAAGGAGGCCGGCACCGCCGCCGGCGGACTGGCCGCGGCCACCGGCCTGCTGGTCGGCCTGGCCGGGCTGGGCGCCTACGTCGCCGGGGAGGACAAGACCCCCGAGGTGGCGATGCTCACCCAGAACCCCGAGGTCTCCCCCGACACCACCGTCGCCCCCACGACCACGGCCCCCCCGGCGAGCCCGCCGCCCTCGGTCGCCGCAGCGCGCCAGGAGCAGCCCTGCCCCGAGGTGTCGACCGACGACGAAGGCGCTGAGGGCGACGCCGACACCGCCGAAGACGCCGCGACCGACGACGCCAAGTCGCCGCTGGCGAGCCTCGACGTCGACGTGCCGGCGCTGAACGCGCTCGGCGACGCCGCACCCGACATCGACCTCGACGTCGACGCCCTCTGCAGCCCCGGCGAGGACCGCAGCGAGCTGACCATCGGCGTCGGCGCCGGCGACGAGGCGGCCGACACCGGCACCACCATCGCCGACGTCGACCTCGAGGTGCTCGACCTCAGCCTCTCGGTCAAGCTGGGCACCGGGGCGACCGCTCTCGATGTCGGCCTGCCCGAGATCTGCGACCTCCTCAACGGCGGCCAGGAGGTGTCGTGTGCGCTCGACGACCTCACCGACGCCGACATCGGCCTGGTGCTCGACACCGCCGGCCAGGACGCGGGGGCCACGATCACGCTGCGCCAGGGCGACAAGGTGATCGACGTGAAGACGGTCGAGGTGCTGGGCGCCGTCGAGGACCTCACCGGCGGCCTGCTGGGCCCCCTGCTCGGCGGCGGCACCACCACCATCCCCTGACCGGTCACGCCGCCGCGTCGGGCATGCTGTCCCGATGGAGGAGGTGCTGCGGGTCGACGCCACGTGCGTGATCCCGCTCGCGGAGATCGACTGGCGCTACGACGTGTCGGGCGGCCCCGGCGGCCAGCACGCCAACCGGGCGCGCACCCGGGTGGAGGCCAGCTTCGACGTCGCCGGCTCGCCGAGCCTCACCGAGGGCCAGCGGAACCGGCTGCTGGCCCGGGTCGGCCCGGTGGTGCGGGTGGCGTCCGGCGACGAGCGCTCGCAGACCCGGAACCGGGCCGTGGCGCTCGACCGGCTGCGGCGACGCCTGGCCGA
This portion of the Acidimicrobiales bacterium genome encodes:
- a CDS encoding sigma-70 family RNA polymerase sigma factor; the encoded protein is MELLEQVRRGDEAAFTELFVRHRAVARRVALTYRCPGDPDDLVNEAFEKVFAAVRRGSGPTDAFRAYLLVTMRRLAADHSERPKDESLEDVPEAVAAAASEPPLDTEDRELITKAFESLPDRWQAVLWYTAVEGRHPRELAPLLGVSANAVSALAYRAREQLRQAFLQAHLQTWARPQCEPHRSLLGAYVREGQSRRERAATQRHLDHCPSCQNLVVELNEVNSLLVRSVVPLFPASLIAAKVGAATAGAAGAAGAASAGGGGALTAAAETGAHLARRTLGTLAWFKEAGTAAGGLAAATGLLVGLAGLGAYVAGEDKTPEVAMLTQNPEVSPDTTVAPTTTAPPASPPPSVAAARQEQPCPEVSTDDEGAEGDADTAEDAATDDAKSPLASLDVDVPALNALGDAAPDIDLDVDALCSPGEDRSELTIGVGAGDEAADTGTTIADVDLEVLDLSLSVKLGTGATALDVGLPEICDLLNGGQEVSCALDDLTDADIGLVLDTAGQDAGATITLRQGDKVIDVKTVEVLGAVEDLTGGLLGPLLGGGTTTIP
- the arfB gene encoding alternative ribosome rescue aminoacyl-tRNA hydrolase ArfB, with the translated sequence MEEVLRVDATCVIPLAEIDWRYDVSGGPGGQHANRARTRVEASFDVAGSPSLTEGQRNRLLARVGPVVRVASGDERSQTRNRAVALDRLRRRLAEGLHQERPRRPTKPSAGARERRLTGKRHRSETKRARGRPRHDTD
- a CDS encoding helix-turn-helix domain-containing protein, whose translation is MATSSTKERLIEAAERLFAEQGIDAVSLREINRASGARNAIAVQYHFSDRAGVVRAILDKHMPDVESRRHAMLDQYEAERDAEPDSDAREAQIRTLAAALVRPLAAKLADADGGPAFLQIYADLLNRPNPHMTPSAFEPGSDSFQRWRRLAKPLVDETAVRLHRRFTSLLHAAVELGRRARSGPHPDDRLFTSWLIDVVAAILAAPVSPETRRLTDERDRRGGA
- a CDS encoding metalloregulator ArsR/SmtB family transcription factor, with the translated sequence MHAFDVLGDPVRRRVLELLVDDERSSGDITDAIRREFGISQPGVSQHLRVLREAGFVTVRADGPRRLYSLLAAPLQDVDAWLAPFRRFWEQRLDALGTEIARGAKRRRDGPARP
- a CDS encoding PHB depolymerase family esterase; the encoded protein is MGERWGSWMVCAALTVAVAACSSDDGDTADSDDADRATPAEVAPAPSAGCGDADAVTGEGKVTLQSGGVERWYLRHVPPAHDGSTPVPVVVDLHGYTEGADVHAVHSQLGPFGDEQGFMTLTPQGAGVVPMWQAAPGSDDVAFVGDMLDQVESDLCVDTARVFVTGLSNGAMMTSVLACDLADRFAAAAPVAGVTAVADCDPARPVPVVAFHGTEDPFLDYDGGFGPGVANLPTPDGEGTLGETPPPETDAVSVPDVLAAWADRNGCEAGEEPTRESIAEDVTLLASDCPEGAEVQLYRVEGGGHTWPGAEMLRGATDVVGLTTFSISANQVMWDFFAAHPLPTPPERSP
- a CDS encoding amidohydrolase family protein — its product is MPYNAEAGRVVHDADAHIMETPTWLRDHADPGLRDRIAPLRYTSGNELRQTGDPAEQLRDLDAAFDRLARKHASPEYTADEATQIMQRKNFAATGAFVADDRPRALDLLGFSSQLVFNTFHNRRLHDWEHAGDVDLAYGTARAHNRGMVEFCSVDERLLPSCYVPLVDFDRAAAMADEAIAQGAAALLVASGCPPGHSPSHIALDPVWARAAEAGIPVVFHVGGTGDLIDGNYFRNGLPIPADFHGGEENFRSVDYMGIPGPPAQTLATMIFDGVLERFPSLRIGVIEQGAIWVPSWLRQMESAFEAFARHEERLQALSLRPSEYVRRQVRFTPYPTEDVGWIIAQAGPEVCLFSSDYPHVEGGRRPIERFEASLGDAPDDVRRRFYSDNFLDLMGSALAA